From a region of the Pirellulales bacterium genome:
- the pepF gene encoding oligoendopeptidase F produces the protein MPVKSLPPRDKVKPADAWDLTPLFASDAAWEKAFRKWVALIPKYQEFAGKLGDSAQQLASFLDFDNEFERLGERLSTYAFLKTTEDQANSKYQELLGRYRHAASQAGQAGSFFRPELMAIPAAKMQKFLKSAELAPHLISLNRILRYKAHTLTPGEEKLLAMQAEMSETPNLVFRQLNDTDLKFGVVENERGQKIELSSATFMNFLYSPARKVRETAFHQFYEEYAAHANTLAATLSGSIQRDVYYAKARNFPSALENALFPDKVPLAVYDNLIAAVRRHLPALHHYYEVRRRRMKLKAIHHYDTYVPILAERQTKHTWQQAVQVILSSLKPLGSEYCGVLEKGLNNGWCDRYPNRGKQSGAFSCGSFDGPPYILMNYQPEVLDQVFTLAHEAGHSMHSFYSAKHQPFQYYNYTIFVAEVASTFNEQLLGRMMLDQATDDAQRAYLLNREIDAIRGTIFRQTMFAEFEKSTHALAEAGETLTLDRLRGTYRELLDAYFGPKFAIDDCLSLECLRIPHFYRAFYVYKYATGLAASIALSEKVLAGGKAELDAYLGFLKGGCSRDPLELLRGAGVDMEQAGPVDTALARFEKLVDELDELL, from the coding sequence ATGCCTGTCAAATCGCTTCCTCCCCGCGATAAAGTCAAACCCGCCGATGCCTGGGATTTGACACCCCTGTTTGCCAGCGATGCCGCTTGGGAAAAAGCCTTTCGCAAATGGGTGGCGCTCATTCCCAAGTACCAGGAATTTGCCGGCAAGCTCGGCGATAGCGCCCAACAACTGGCCAGCTTTTTGGACTTTGATAACGAATTTGAACGTCTGGGTGAGCGGCTATCGACTTATGCGTTTCTGAAAACAACCGAAGACCAGGCCAATAGTAAGTATCAGGAGCTACTGGGACGGTATCGCCATGCCGCCAGCCAGGCGGGCCAGGCGGGAAGCTTTTTTCGGCCAGAATTGATGGCCATACCCGCGGCAAAGATGCAAAAATTCCTTAAGTCCGCGGAGTTGGCCCCGCACTTGATCAGCCTCAATCGTATCCTGCGGTACAAGGCCCATACGCTGACGCCGGGGGAGGAAAAGTTATTGGCGATGCAGGCGGAAATGTCGGAAACGCCGAACTTGGTCTTTCGCCAATTAAATGACACGGATCTCAAATTTGGCGTGGTGGAAAACGAGCGCGGACAAAAGATAGAGCTCAGCAGCGCGACGTTTATGAATTTTTTGTACTCGCCAGCGCGGAAGGTGCGGGAGACGGCGTTTCACCAGTTTTACGAGGAATACGCCGCGCATGCCAACACGCTGGCCGCCACGTTATCCGGATCGATCCAGCGGGATGTCTATTATGCCAAGGCCCGGAATTTTCCTTCCGCGCTGGAGAATGCCTTATTTCCGGACAAAGTGCCGCTGGCCGTGTATGACAACCTGATCGCGGCCGTCCGACGGCATCTCCCCGCGCTGCATCATTATTACGAGGTGCGGCGGCGGCGGATGAAGCTCAAGGCCATCCATCACTACGACACGTATGTCCCCATCCTGGCCGAACGCCAAACCAAGCACACCTGGCAGCAGGCGGTGCAAGTGATTTTAAGCTCGCTCAAGCCCCTGGGGAGCGAATATTGCGGTGTCCTGGAAAAAGGCCTGAATAACGGTTGGTGCGACCGCTATCCCAATCGGGGCAAGCAAAGCGGCGCGTTTAGCTGCGGCTCGTTCGATGGTCCACCGTACATTCTGATGAATTATCAGCCCGAGGTGCTGGATCAGGTCTTTACCCTGGCGCATGAGGCGGGGCACTCGATGCACTCGTTCTACTCCGCTAAGCATCAGCCGTTTCAGTATTACAACTACACGATCTTTGTGGCGGAGGTCGCCAGCACGTTTAATGAGCAATTGCTGGGACGAATGATGTTGGATCAGGCCACCGATGACGCGCAGCGGGCTTATTTGCTCAATCGCGAAATTGACGCCATACGCGGCACCATCTTTCGCCAAACGATGTTTGCCGAATTTGAAAAGTCCACCCATGCCCTGGCGGAGGCGGGCGAAACGCTCACGCTGGACCGGCTGCGGGGGACCTATCGCGAATTGCTGGACGCGTACTTTGGGCCAAAGTTTGCCATTGATGATTGCTTATCGCTGGAATGCCTGCGGATTCCCCACTTTTATCGAGCATTTTATGTCTACAAGTACGCCACCGGCTTGGCGGCCTCGATTGCGCTCTCGGAAAAAGTCTTGGCTGGAGGCAAAGCGGAGTTGGACGCGTATTTGGGCTTTCTCAAGGGAGGGTGCTCGCGGGACCCGCTGGAGCTACTCCGCGGAGCAGGGGTTGATATGGAACAGGCAGGCCCCGTCGATACCGCCTTGGCCCGGTTTGAAAAATTGGTCGACGAGCTGGATGAATTGTTATAA
- a CDS encoding MqnA/MqnD/SBP family protein, with protein sequence MSTTRQLIRVGHSPDPDDAFMFHALTNGKVDTGPYEFRHELVDIETLNRRAFAGELELTALSLHAYAHLHQIYVLCPCGASMGDNYGPMVVARQKFDRDSLRGKTIAVPGTLTTAYLALRLWLGRDFQEVVVPFDQIIPALLAGEYQGTPLDAGLIIHEGQLTYADDGLQLAVDLGVWWQAETGLPLPLGANGIRRDLGLPTMIAVTKLLKQSIEYGLKNRAEALDYAIQWGRDLDRPRADKFVGMYVNDWTLDFGTRGREAIRVLLDRGFTEGVIPQRVTPEFVDY encoded by the coding sequence ATGTCCACCACCCGTCAACTTATCCGTGTCGGTCATAGCCCCGATCCCGACGACGCATTCATGTTTCATGCCCTGACCAATGGCAAGGTCGATACCGGCCCGTATGAATTTCGCCATGAATTGGTCGATATCGAAACGCTCAACCGCCGCGCGTTTGCGGGCGAACTGGAACTTACCGCCCTTAGCCTGCATGCCTACGCCCATTTACACCAGATTTATGTCCTCTGCCCCTGCGGCGCCAGCATGGGTGACAATTACGGCCCGATGGTGGTCGCCCGCCAAAAATTTGACCGGGATTCCCTGCGCGGCAAGACCATCGCTGTCCCCGGGACGCTAACGACCGCGTATCTGGCCCTGCGCTTGTGGCTGGGGCGGGATTTTCAGGAGGTGGTCGTCCCCTTTGACCAGATTATCCCCGCACTCTTGGCGGGCGAATACCAGGGAACGCCCCTGGACGCCGGGCTGATTATTCATGAGGGACAACTGACTTACGCTGATGACGGCCTGCAACTAGCCGTGGACCTGGGTGTGTGGTGGCAAGCCGAAACCGGCCTCCCCCTGCCGCTAGGGGCCAACGGCATCCGCCGCGACCTGGGCCTCCCCACGATGATCGCCGTGACCAAGCTCCTCAAGCAAAGTATCGAATATGGACTGAAAAACCGGGCCGAGGCCCTGGATTATGCCATTCAGTGGGGGCGTGACCTGGATCGGCCCCGTGCCGACAAGTTTGTGGGGATGTATGTGAATGACTGGACGCTGGATTTTGGAACGCGGGGGAGGGAGGCGATCCGGGTGTTGCTAGATAGGGGATTTACCGAAGGTGTGATCCCCCAACGGGTTACGCCGGAATTTGTAGATTATTAG
- a CDS encoding DUF1559 domain-containing protein, with the protein MRKRSVGFTLVELLVVITIIGMLMSLLLPAVNSAQEAARRATCNNRIREICTATIAYATAKQYFPGYRNPPVFSNNNTQGPAVSWQVTLLPYLSEQALYDNWVNNQNGPVPVPRRDMFVCPSDANAAASLTGTTSYAVNSGRQDRVDQANTNQGTVTVSGTERYEGIFNFLSHPATNKQLRLQFGTMRDGDATTVMVTENLDVNEWGTPNPTEDLMGVMWEPNGPSLFLRINKERGKRTDFNNPATIRFARPSSNHPGVFLTGFVSTNVRSIDENIQSTVWERLMTPDGQKLWQINNTLYAAQNVPVSDSDF; encoded by the coding sequence ATGCGCAAGCGCAGCGTCGGCTTTACGTTGGTGGAATTGCTGGTGGTGATCACGATCATCGGCATGCTCATGTCGCTGTTGCTTCCCGCGGTCAATTCTGCCCAGGAAGCAGCCCGCCGGGCGACGTGCAATAATCGGATTCGCGAGATTTGCACCGCGACGATCGCCTACGCCACGGCCAAGCAGTATTTTCCCGGCTATCGCAATCCGCCGGTGTTTAGCAATAACAACACCCAAGGCCCGGCTGTTTCTTGGCAGGTGACCCTGCTACCGTACTTGTCGGAACAAGCTCTCTATGACAACTGGGTCAACAACCAGAACGGCCCCGTGCCGGTTCCCCGCAGGGACATGTTTGTTTGCCCGTCGGATGCCAACGCCGCCGCCAGTCTGACGGGCACCACCAGCTATGCCGTCAATTCCGGTCGACAGGATCGAGTTGATCAAGCCAACACGAATCAGGGAACGGTGACGGTGTCCGGTACGGAACGGTACGAAGGTATTTTTAACTTTCTCTCCCATCCCGCCACGAATAAGCAACTACGGTTGCAATTTGGCACCATGCGGGACGGCGACGCCACCACCGTCATGGTCACCGAAAATCTGGATGTCAACGAATGGGGGACGCCCAACCCGACCGAGGACCTGATGGGCGTGATGTGGGAGCCAAACGGCCCCTCGCTATTCCTGCGAATCAATAAGGAACGGGGCAAACGGACCGATTTTAACAATCCCGCGACGATTCGGTTTGCCCGGCCCTCCAGCAATCATCCCGGGGTTTTCCTCACGGGGTTTGTCTCGACTAACGTCCGTTCAATCGATGAAAATATTCAGTCAACCGTTTGGGAACGGCTGATGACGCCGGACGGGCAGAAGCTGTGGCAAATCAATAACACCCTGTATGCCGCGCAAAACGTGCCTGTCTCTGATAGCGATTTCTAA
- a CDS encoding DUF1559 domain-containing protein, producing the protein MAPTTKRRSSARGFTLVELLVVITIIGMLMSLLLPAINAAQATARQRVCQSQIRDLALAVIGYASAKSKYPGYRGNQLRERNVFDAPWTVMVLPYKEGQGIYERFQNLTNQPAANVGPNSQLAWPGGNTEELYRADFICPDNLPNRPDNAWTSYCINSGRPMPVPPTGNNPEKRGDGLCHDTASPQPGASNSRQGQRIFNTPDTVTDGKSQTILLAENIQAQFYTDRDQKYHTIMWHPRGGTAQQEALRKVNGRDPARYTPYPPDLAINDDEARPSGYHAGGVNIATLDGSTQFLREDVDYEVYRHLLTVSNQDMSADLFGDTNANNVLNRVISDGEFR; encoded by the coding sequence ATGGCTCCCACAACAAAGCGGCGTTCGTCCGCGCGTGGTTTTACGCTGGTGGAACTGCTGGTGGTGATCACGATCATCGGCATGCTGATGTCGCTTTTGTTACCGGCGATTAATGCCGCCCAGGCGACCGCCCGGCAGCGGGTTTGTCAAAGCCAGATTCGCGATCTGGCCCTGGCGGTAATCGGCTATGCCAGCGCCAAGTCCAAGTATCCCGGCTATCGGGGGAATCAACTGCGGGAAAGGAACGTCTTTGACGCCCCCTGGACCGTCATGGTGCTGCCGTATAAAGAAGGGCAGGGGATCTATGAGCGGTTTCAAAATTTGACCAATCAACCCGCGGCGAATGTGGGTCCCAATTCGCAATTAGCCTGGCCGGGGGGGAACACCGAAGAACTGTACCGGGCGGATTTTATCTGCCCGGACAATTTACCCAACCGGCCGGATAATGCCTGGACGTCGTATTGCATCAATAGTGGTCGGCCGATGCCGGTGCCGCCGACGGGTAATAATCCTGAAAAGCGCGGGGACGGTCTGTGTCATGACACGGCCAGCCCGCAACCCGGGGCCAGCAATAGCCGTCAGGGGCAGCGGATCTTTAACACGCCCGACACGGTCACGGACGGCAAATCGCAGACGATTCTACTGGCCGAAAATATCCAGGCGCAATTTTATACCGACCGCGATCAAAAGTATCACACGATCATGTGGCATCCCCGCGGGGGAACCGCCCAGCAAGAGGCCCTGCGCAAGGTCAACGGCCGCGACCCGGCCCGTTACACGCCTTATCCGCCGGATTTGGCTATAAATGACGACGAGGCCCGCCCCAGCGGTTACCACGCGGGAGGAGTGAACATCGCGACGCTGGATGGTTCCACCCAATTTTTGCGTGAAGATGTCGATTACGAGGTTTACCGGCATCTGTTGACCGTGTCCAACCAAGACATGAGCGCGGATCTGTTTGGCGATACCAATGCCAATAACGTGCTCAATCGGGTGATCAGCGACGGGGAATTTAGGTAG
- the infC gene encoding translation initiation factor IF-3 codes for MNEQIRISPIRVIGADGQQLGVMPTDQAMAMARDADLDLVEVAGNERPPVCRIMDFGKFKYQQKKKHNKTHGHQSKLKELRVRPSTGEHDLEFKVNQARGFLQHKDKVVFSVIFRGRENAHIDEGHRVVNQIIHTLEDVCKVESPPQQQGKRIVCVLVPK; via the coding sequence ATCAATGAACAAATTCGCATCTCGCCAATTCGTGTCATTGGAGCAGACGGACAGCAATTAGGCGTCATGCCCACGGATCAGGCCATGGCCATGGCCCGCGATGCCGATCTGGACCTGGTGGAGGTCGCGGGGAACGAGCGCCCGCCGGTCTGCCGGATCATGGACTTTGGTAAATTCAAATACCAGCAAAAAAAGAAGCACAATAAAACGCACGGCCATCAAAGCAAGCTAAAAGAGCTACGCGTCCGCCCCAGCACCGGCGAGCATGACCTGGAATTCAAGGTCAACCAGGCCCGCGGCTTTTTGCAGCATAAGGATAAGGTCGTCTTTTCGGTGATCTTTCGCGGTCGCGAGAACGCCCACATCGACGAGGGGCATCGCGTGGTCAACCAGATCATTCACACACTGGAAGACGTCTGCAAGGTGGAGTCCCCCCCGCAGCAACAGGGTAAGCGGATTGTGTGCGTGCTGGTGCCGAAGTAA
- the tadA gene encoding tRNA adenosine(34) deaminase TadA: MHNTDEDYIRMALAEASLAAQAGEVPVGAVLVHEGRILATAHNLREQLHDPTAHAEMLAITRGARELGDWRLEGCALYVTLEPCPMCAGAILQARIPRVVYGAADPKAGAAASLFQLLTDPRLNHRCAVAGGVLAAECGEILSRFFQAQRKLGKK; the protein is encoded by the coding sequence ATGCATAACACCGACGAAGACTACATCCGGATGGCACTCGCAGAAGCTTCCCTAGCCGCACAAGCGGGGGAAGTCCCGGTGGGGGCGGTACTAGTCCACGAGGGGCGAATCTTGGCGACGGCCCATAACCTGCGCGAGCAATTGCATGACCCCACGGCCCATGCCGAGATGCTGGCGATCACACGGGGAGCGCGGGAGCTGGGGGATTGGCGGTTAGAGGGGTGCGCGCTGTATGTCACGCTGGAGCCTTGCCCGATGTGCGCGGGAGCGATCTTGCAGGCGCGGATTCCGCGGGTGGTGTATGGCGCGGCCGATCCCAAGGCGGGGGCCGCGGCGTCGCTATTTCAGCTTCTCACGGACCCGCGGCTCAATCACAGGTGCGCCGTCGCGGGGGGAGTCCTGGCGGCGGAATGCGGAGAAATCCTCTCGCGGTTCTTTCAGGCGCAGCGCAAACTAGGCAAGAAGTAA
- a CDS encoding exosortase-associated EpsI family protein, which yields MKPHLLTQITFSAFIALALAGFTFLQWRELQFWGFLDEVSIKQQAEFAKRLTKDAIPKSFGNWEFVQFDPVNEKEIRLAGITSVVQAVYKNLNTNEHLSIFVATGPTNEICIHTPEQCYPGHGADTSHQPTAMKVYNDDNKLVAEFLNQTYHQDVNGVKVSREVWWGFSADGTWEGPRNPRSHYFSSRAMYKIYLTRAFDETTVPTAQEKLPQQDFLAAFIPELNKVLFVQSPTATSGEDGNQPSDKDKTNPEKGASSDKVG from the coding sequence ATGAAACCCCACTTGCTCACGCAAATTACTTTTTCCGCCTTTATCGCGCTGGCTTTGGCCGGTTTTACATTCTTGCAATGGCGGGAATTGCAATTTTGGGGATTTCTGGATGAAGTCAGCATCAAGCAGCAAGCGGAATTTGCCAAACGGTTGACAAAAGACGCCATACCAAAAAGTTTTGGCAATTGGGAATTTGTGCAATTTGATCCCGTCAATGAAAAAGAGATTCGCTTGGCGGGGATCACCAGCGTGGTGCAAGCCGTCTACAAAAACCTGAACACCAACGAACATTTATCGATCTTTGTGGCCACCGGTCCCACCAACGAAATCTGCATCCACACTCCAGAGCAATGTTATCCCGGACATGGGGCGGACACCAGCCACCAGCCGACTGCCATGAAAGTCTATAATGATGATAATAAGCTGGTGGCCGAATTTCTCAACCAGACCTACCACCAAGATGTAAATGGGGTGAAGGTCTCGCGCGAGGTGTGGTGGGGCTTTTCGGCCGATGGCACCTGGGAAGGTCCCCGCAACCCCCGCAGCCATTACTTCTCGAGCCGGGCCATGTACAAAATTTACCTGACCCGCGCTTTTGACGAAACGACCGTCCCAACCGCCCAAGAAAAGCTCCCCCAGCAGGATTTTTTAGCGGCCTTTATTCCCGAGCTGAATAAAGTGTTATTTGTGCAATCTCCGACGGCAACTAGCGGCGAAGACGGTAATCAACCCTCGGACAAGGATAAAACCAATCCTGAAAAGGGGGCTAGTTCAGATAAGGTTGGCTAA
- a CDS encoding polysaccharide biosynthesis tyrosine autokinase codes for MASSTLDNPELHNDGAGKHSGLYSANSPNGSTYGGNGHGNGNGIYGGTALIPRPEPTDLAPYNPYGFPGLAADAQDASPTAMSFAKLYHAFRRQWLLASFVGLLLAIPTALGVWFMLPDSYEVSALLKCNYDVNDFIGKRQGVIDHGQRQTFRETQIAMLKHEKVFNLAKVYTHPKHVPTPITSLPLLAQQSNINGYLAKMLTVVNLKGSDFIEIRMTGSDPAQVVQIVRALAESYLKYHTDEEQQAANLSISNLDAQIKAEQAQIGTVIDAIRSMEEVSGALTNEGRMREIELLRSEIARDEAMLMDFNRKRNDILERIDLYEYMENEKNTNEIPRSIYEAKLREIVPEYKELSDALGIMQRQLNDAVSTSRNKNTPTIRSLDNQIVNTKARMDQLWEENKENVIRHTIQNNNRLEEYLPVLKKNQQRIEGEMARLTEALKTKQAEFTKKSYISADLENKRIQRHDLETKLRNLNNDRHEAERKLEGLKISPTVVLYSEPEVPPRGNLTYQIMLTSFAGVVSLLAGVASVVLWENSKHRVNTVQEIGSPACGLRVLGTVPNLARLGSDTASSVLAESIDGVRTMLLQNRNREALRIVLVSSPSEGEGKTTVATHLAASLARAGRRTLLVDGDLRKPTIHHLFGLPQSAGLSEVLRSEAELEAVIHPAHVEGLYLMQAGVCDHNSLAALAKEHAEAIFRTLRADFDYIIIDSGPVLGFADALLLGGYADTAVLSVLRDVSQITKVNEARGRLDSVGIPILGTVVGRAPEKVHRALAG; via the coding sequence GTGGCTAGCTCAACCCTCGACAATCCCGAATTGCACAACGATGGTGCTGGCAAGCATTCCGGCTTGTACTCGGCAAATAGCCCTAACGGCTCCACCTATGGTGGTAATGGGCACGGCAACGGCAACGGTATTTATGGGGGGACCGCCCTCATCCCCCGCCCGGAACCGACCGATCTGGCTCCCTACAACCCTTATGGGTTTCCCGGCTTGGCGGCCGACGCGCAGGACGCCTCTCCCACGGCCATGTCCTTTGCCAAGCTCTATCACGCCTTTCGGCGACAGTGGCTCTTGGCGAGTTTTGTGGGCTTGCTCTTGGCCATACCCACCGCGTTGGGTGTCTGGTTTATGCTACCCGACAGCTACGAGGTAAGCGCCCTCCTCAAGTGTAATTACGACGTGAATGACTTCATCGGCAAGCGCCAAGGGGTGATCGACCACGGTCAGCGGCAAACATTTCGCGAGACCCAAATCGCGATGCTCAAACACGAAAAAGTGTTTAACCTGGCAAAGGTATACACCCATCCCAAACACGTCCCGACCCCGATTACCTCGCTGCCATTATTGGCCCAACAGTCAAATATCAATGGCTATTTGGCCAAGATGCTAACCGTGGTCAATCTCAAGGGGTCCGATTTTATCGAGATTCGCATGACCGGATCCGATCCCGCGCAAGTGGTTCAAATCGTGCGGGCCTTGGCCGAATCTTATTTGAAGTATCACACTGATGAGGAACAGCAAGCGGCCAATCTGAGCATTTCCAACCTCGACGCGCAGATCAAGGCCGAGCAGGCGCAGATCGGCACGGTGATCGACGCCATTCGCAGCATGGAGGAAGTCTCCGGGGCCTTGACCAATGAGGGCCGGATGCGGGAAATCGAATTACTCCGCAGCGAAATCGCCCGCGACGAGGCGATGCTAATGGATTTCAATCGCAAGCGAAACGACATCCTGGAACGGATTGACTTGTACGAATACATGGAGAACGAAAAAAACACCAACGAAATTCCCAGAAGCATTTACGAGGCAAAATTACGTGAAATCGTCCCGGAATATAAGGAACTTTCCGACGCCCTGGGTATCATGCAGCGGCAACTCAACGACGCCGTCAGTACCTCCCGCAATAAAAACACCCCCACCATTCGCAGCTTGGACAACCAAATTGTCAATACCAAAGCCCGCATGGATCAGCTTTGGGAAGAAAACAAAGAGAACGTGATTAGACACACAATCCAAAATAACAACCGTTTAGAGGAATACCTGCCCGTTCTCAAAAAGAATCAACAGCGGATCGAAGGCGAAATGGCCCGCTTGACCGAGGCCCTGAAAACCAAGCAAGCGGAATTCACCAAGAAAAGCTATATTTCCGCCGACCTGGAAAACAAACGGATCCAGCGTCACGACCTAGAGACCAAACTGCGGAACCTCAATAACGACCGACACGAAGCGGAGCGCAAACTGGAAGGGCTAAAAATCAGCCCCACCGTGGTACTGTACAGCGAACCGGAAGTCCCCCCCCGTGGCAACCTGACCTACCAGATCATGCTGACCTCTTTTGCCGGTGTGGTTTCACTCTTGGCGGGGGTGGCCTCGGTGGTGCTGTGGGAAAATAGCAAACACCGCGTGAACACCGTCCAAGAAATTGGCAGCCCCGCCTGCGGCCTGCGCGTCCTGGGGACCGTGCCCAATTTGGCTCGCCTGGGTTCCGACACCGCCTCTAGTGTGTTGGCCGAGTCGATCGATGGCGTGCGGACCATGCTTCTGCAAAATCGCAACCGCGAGGCCCTGCGAATCGTCCTGGTCAGCAGCCCCAGCGAGGGAGAGGGCAAAACCACCGTCGCCACCCACCTGGCCGCCAGTCTCGCGCGGGCCGGACGCCGCACACTGCTGGTCGACGGTGACCTGCGCAAGCCCACCATTCACCACCTATTTGGCCTGCCCCAGTCCGCCGGTCTAAGCGAGGTCCTGCGAAGCGAAGCCGAACTGGAAGCCGTGATCCATCCCGCCCATGTCGAGGGTCTGTATCTCATGCAAGCGGGGGTGTGCGACCATAACAGCCTGGCGGCCCTGGCCAAGGAACACGCCGAGGCGATTTTCCGCACGCTGCGGGCTGATTTTGACTATATCATTATCGACAGCGGACCGGTCCTGGGCTTTGCCGACGCCCTGCTGCTGGGTGGTTACGCCGACACGGCGGTGCTGTCCGTATTGCGGGATGTCAGCCAAATCACCAAGGTTAACGAAGCCCGCGGACGGTTGGATTCCGTTGGCATCCCCATTCTGGGAACCGTCGTGGGCCGGGCTCCCGAGAAAGTCCATCGGGCGCTGGCCGGTTAG
- a CDS encoding exosortase/archaeosortase family protein: protein MSDPLSEIKATLQKFRELPILQQIVMGLLSLTILFYFVVCFFKPEIGGESGQKLEFSNSICFWVSTALCGLALACCAADLTTSIKQGNTVRSSLNLSLMMLTLVVFSYAYELYRIISSWTRLEYESGFLIPIMAVVVLWVWRREYKPAETWEAIVGLGIILACLIVRFVTVYAYRSEQFALYSSVLVIAGLVMLFGGLNMLRWTWPGMLLLLLAIPFSSKMERLSFDNLQKFSTRASVYAMETMGVDVTSNGNDILIRRDNEEKKLSVAEACAGFRGMLTLLSITLCWSFLVNVDLWIKIVMVASAPVIAMAANVVRIILQCFASMMSDGAGQFFHDYAAGFVVFPIMFGLMYLEYVILRNLVLDDEHATAIPMRSMTPASTLGAMPNPASAGVPIAGLVPPKAPVPVNKPAIPPVFKR, encoded by the coding sequence ATGTCTGATCCCCTCAGCGAAATCAAAGCGACCCTGCAAAAATTCCGGGAGTTGCCGATCCTGCAGCAAATCGTGATGGGTTTGCTCAGCCTGACCATTCTCTTTTATTTTGTGGTGTGCTTTTTTAAGCCGGAGATTGGTGGCGAGTCGGGACAAAAGCTGGAATTTTCCAATAGCATCTGTTTTTGGGTCTCCACGGCGCTGTGCGGGCTGGCCCTAGCCTGCTGTGCCGCCGACCTGACGACCAGCATCAAGCAGGGAAACACCGTCCGCTCCAGCTTAAATCTGTCGCTGATGATGCTGACCCTGGTGGTTTTTTCTTATGCCTACGAGCTTTACCGCATCATCAGTTCCTGGACACGGCTCGAGTATGAGTCCGGGTTTTTGATTCCCATCATGGCCGTCGTGGTGTTGTGGGTCTGGCGGCGGGAATACAAACCCGCGGAAACCTGGGAGGCGATTGTCGGGCTGGGGATCATTTTAGCTTGTTTAATTGTGCGGTTTGTCACCGTCTACGCTTACCGTTCCGAGCAATTTGCCCTGTATTCCTCGGTTTTGGTTATTGCCGGCTTGGTGATGCTGTTTGGCGGCTTGAACATGCTCCGCTGGACTTGGCCGGGGATGTTGCTCTTGCTGTTGGCGATTCCCTTTTCCAGCAAAATGGAACGCCTGAGCTTTGACAATCTGCAAAAATTCTCCACCCGCGCCAGCGTTTACGCCATGGAAACCATGGGGGTGGATGTCACCAGCAATGGAAATGACATACTTATACGCCGCGATAACGAAGAGAAAAAACTCAGCGTGGCCGAGGCCTGCGCCGGTTTTCGCGGCATGTTGACCCTGCTGTCCATCACGCTCTGCTGGTCGTTTTTGGTCAACGTGGACCTCTGGATAAAAATCGTCATGGTGGCCAGCGCGCCGGTGATTGCCATGGCGGCCAATGTCGTGCGAATTATCCTGCAGTGTTTTGCCTCCATGATGTCCGATGGCGCGGGGCAATTCTTTCATGATTATGCCGCCGGTTTCGTGGTTTTTCCCATTATGTTCGGATTGATGTATCTCGAATATGTAATTCTGCGAAACTTGGTCCTGGATGATGAACATGCCACCGCGATCCCCATGCGGTCCATGACTCCGGCCAGTACCCTGGGGGCCATGCCCAATCCCGCCAGCGCGGGAGTCCCCATCGCCGGTCTGGTCCCCCCCAAAGCCCCTGTTCCTGTCAACAAACCCGCGATACCGCCGGTGTTTAAACGGTAG